From a single Lacerta agilis isolate rLacAgi1 chromosome 3, rLacAgi1.pri, whole genome shotgun sequence genomic region:
- the EPRS1 gene encoding bifunctional glutamate/proline--tRNA ligase isoform X6: MALSLTVNPSDVPLGALLTAEHVKDHVKISVEEGKENILRVSDQVTFTDVNSIARYLARIATSAGLYGSNLLEHTEVDHWMEFSTTKLSSSTSFASAIQELNNCLSLRTYLVGNSLSLADFSVWATLKGSNAGQELLLHGKAPVHVKRWYNFLETQHVFQSVGSRWTLGAAIPKTKMAADKKQDVGKFVELPGAEMGKVIVRFPPEASGYLHIGHAKAALLNQHYQVNFKGKLIMRFDDTNPEKEKEDFEKVILEDVAMLHIKPDQFTYTSDHFETIMKYAEKLIHEGKAYVDDTPAEQMKMEREQRTESKHRNNSVEKNFKMWEEMKKGTEYGQTCCLRAKIDMSSNNGCMRDPTLYRCKNQPHPRTGNKYNIYPTYDFACPIVDSIEGVTHALRTTEYHDRDEQFYWIIEALEIRKPYIWEYSRLNLNNTVLSKRKLTWFVNEGLVDGWDDPRFPTVRGVLRRGMTVEGLKQFIAAQGSSRSVVNMEWDKIWSFNKKLRAICKKVIDPVAPRYTALLKNEVVTVNVPEAQEEMKEVAKHPKNAEVGLKPVWYSPKVLVEGADAETLTEGEMVTFINWGNIIVTKIHKNSTGKITSIDAKLNLENKDYKKTAKITWLAETPRAPPIPTVCVNYEHLITKPVLGKEEDFKQYVNRNSKQEELMLGDPCLKDLKKGDIIQIQRRGFYICDQPYEPISPYSCKEAPCILIYIPDGHTKEMPTSGSKEKTKAETAKKEASTVSKGQSAPLVADASHAAAPASAQDHLALYSKVSAQGDAVRELKSKKAAKEEVDAAVKQLLALKAEYKEKTGQDYKPGNPPVAAVQAQPSKCEAATATHLDSKSLYDKVAEQGEVVRKLKAEKVPKDKVDEAVKLLLSLKAEYKEKTGQDYKPGQLPAPQAHALNQPASTETSGPDSAEAKALFNKVALQGEEVRKLKAEKAEKDKIDAAVQELLQLKAQYKTLAGTDYKPVSATGAEDKDKRKKEKENKSEKQNKQQKQNEGQKKESQKDQSGGSNLSSNGPGDGQGPKKQTRLGLEAKKEENLSDWYSQVITKSEMIEYYDVSGCYILRPWAFSIWESIKEFFDGEIKKLGVENCYFPMFVSQAALEKEKTHIADFAPEVAWVTRSGKTELAEPIAVRPTSETVMYPAYAKWVQSHRDLPIKLNQWCNVVRWEFKHPQPFLRTREFLWQEGHTAFATYEEAAEEVLQILDLYARVYEELLAIPVVKGRKTEKEKFAGGDYTTTIEAFISASGRGIQGATSHHLGQNFSKMFEIVFEDPRIPGEKQFAYQNSWGITTRTIGVMTMIHGDNMGLVLPPRVASVQVVIIPCGITNSLSEEDKEALMAKCAEYRKQLFSANIRARVDLRENYSPGWKFNHWELKGVPVRLEVGPRDMKNHQFVAVRRDTGEKLTFAEKEAVDQLRCVLDKIQTNLFDRASKDLKNHMVVANTMEEFQTALDSGKIVQIPFCGEIDCEDWIKKTTARDQDLEPGAPSMGAKSLCIPFKPLCKLENGAKCVCGKNLAKFYTLFGRSY, translated from the exons aTGGCGCTGAGCTTGACGGTGAACCCCTCGGACGTTCCTCTCG GAGCCTTGCTTACTGCAGAACATGTGAAGGATCATGTTAAAATTTCAGTTGAAGAAGGCAAAGAGAACATCCTACGGGTATCTGA TCAAGTTACATTTACAGATGTGAATTCCATAGCTCGCTATCTGGCTAGAATTGCTACATCTGCTGGATTATATGGATCTAATTTGCTGGAACACACTGAG GTTGACCATTGGATGGAGTTCAGCACCACAAAGTTGTCTTCTTCCACCAGTTTTGCTTCAGCAATTCAAGAGCTCAATAACTGCCTTTCTCTGAGAACTTATTTGGTTGGGAACTCTTTGAGTCTTGCAGATTTCAGTGTCTGGGCAACACTAAAAG gCAGCAATGCAGGCCAAGAGCTGTTACTTCATGGTAAAGCTCCAGTTCATGTAAAACGCTGGTACAACTTTCTTGAAACACAGCATGTTTTCCAGTCAGTAGGTTCCAGGTGGACTCTGGGAGCTGCTATTCCAAAGACTAAAATG gcAGCAGATAAGAAGCAAGATGTTGGGAAATTCGTTGAACTCCCTGGAGCAGAGATGGGAAAAGTCATTGTTAGATTTCCTCCTGAGGCAAGTGG ATACTTGCATATTGGTCATGCAAAAGCTGCTCTGTTGAATCAGCACTACCAGGTCAACTTCAAGGGTAAACTGATCATGAGGTTTGATGATACAaatccagaaaaagaaaaagaagattttGAAAAG gttatcttggaagatgttgcAATGCTGCACATCAAACCAGACCAATTCACATACACTTCGGATCATTTTGAAACAATAATGAAATATGCTGAGAAGCTCATTCATGAAGGGAAGGCTTATGTGGATGACACGCCAGCAGAACAAATGAAAATGGAACGAGAGCAAAGAACAGAGTCCAAGCACAGAAATAACT CTGTTGAGAAGAACTTCAAAATGTGGGAGGAAATGAAAAAGGGAACGGAATATGGGCAGACCTGCTGTCTACGAGCAAAAATCGACATGAGTAGTAACAATGGATGTATGAGGGACCCAACTCTTTATCGTTGCAAAAACCAGCCACATCCACGAACAGGAAATAAGTACAA TATTTATCCCACGTATGATTTTGCCTGTCCCATAGTTGACAGTATTGAAGGTGTCACTCATGCATTGAGAACAACAGAATATCATGACAGAGATGAGCAGTTCTACTGGATTATTGAAGCCTTGGAAATAAGAAAACCATATATCTGGGAGTACAGCCGCTTAAACCTCAACAACACTGTATTGTCTAAAAGGAAGCTCACTTGGTTTGTCAACGAAGGGCTAGTGGATGGCTG GGATGACCCAAGATTCCCAACTGTGCGTGGTGTCCTAAGAAGAGGCATGACAGTTGAAGGACTGAAACAGTTTATTGCTGCACAG GGCTCCTCTCGATCAGTTGTAAACATGGAGTGGGATAAAATTTGGTCATTTAACAAAAAG CTGCGAGCTATCTGTAAGAAG GTTATAGATCCCGTGGCACCTCGCTACACTGCTTTGCTGAAGAATGAAGTAGTCACAGTAAATGTTCCTGAAGCTCAAGAAGAGATGAAAGAAGTCGCCAAGCATCCAAAG AATGCTGAGGTTGGCTTGAAGCCTGTATGGTACAGTCCCAAAGTGTTGGTTGAAGGCGCAGACGCAGAGACGTTGACAGAAGGAGAGATGGTTACATTTATTAACTGGGGCAACATAATCGTCACCAAAATACACAA GAACTCCACTGGGAAAATCACATCCATTGAtgctaaactaaatttggaaaATAAGGACTACAAAAAAACTGCTAAGATCACCTGGTTGGCAGAAACTCCTCGTGCTCCTCCCATCCCTACTGTCTGTGTCAACTATGAGCACTTGATCACCAAACCTGTCCTGGGCAAAGAGGAAGATTTCAAGCAGTATGTCAACAGAAATAGCAAG CAAGAAGAATTGATGTTAGGTGATCCTTGCCTTAAAGATCTGAAAAAAGGAGATATAATACAGATTCAGAGAAGAGGCTTTTATATTTGTGACCAGCCATATGAGCCTATTAG CCCCTACAGCTGTAAAGAAGCTCCATGCATTTTGATTTATATCCCTGATGGGCATACAAAAGAAATGCCAACATCTGGATCTAAGGAGAAAACCAAGGCAGAAACAGCAAAGAAAGAG GCTAGTACTGTGTCGAAAGGACAATCTGCTCCACTTGTGGCTGATGCTTCTCATGCTGCAGCCCCTGCTTCAGCCCAAGACCACTTGGCTCTTTACAGCAAGGTGTCTGCCCAAGGAGATGCAGTTCGTGAATTGAAATCAAAGAAAGCAGCAAAGGAAGAAGTTGATGCTGCCGTGAAACAGCTGCTAGCCTTGAAAGCGGAATACAAGGAGAAGACGGGTCAAGACTACAAGCCTGGGAATCCTCCAGTCGCTGCAGTTCAGGCCCAGCCTTCCAAGTgtgaggctgccactgccacccatCTAGACAGCAAGTCTCTTTATGATAAAGTAGCTGAGCAAGGGGAAGTGGTTCGAAAGctaaaagcagaaaaagtgcccaAG GATAAAGTGGATGAAGCTGTAAAACTCCTTCTTTCCCTGAAAGCGGAATATAAAGAAAAGACTGGTCAGGATTATAAGCCAGGACAATTACCGGCACCTCAGGCACATGCCTTAAACCAGCCGGCAAGCACAGAAACCAGTGGCCCTGACTCTGCAGAAGCAAAAGCTCTCTTTAACAAGGTTGCTCTCCAAGGAGAAGAGGTCCGGAAATTGAAAGCGGAGAAGGCAGAAAAG GATAAGATTGATGCTGCAGTGCAAGAGCTGCTTCAGTTGAAGGCGCAGTACAAGACACTGGCGGGAACAGACTATAAACCAGTCTCTGCAACTGGAGCAGAAGACAAAgacaagaggaagaaagagaaagagaacaaatCCGAGAAGCAAAATAAGCAACAGAAGCAGAATGAGGGCCAAAAGAAAGAATCACAGAAAGACCAAAGTGGTGGCAGCAACTTATCCTCAAATGGACCAGGAGATGGTCAGGGACCTAAGAAACAAACCAG GTTGGGGCTAGAGGCTAAGAAGGAAGAGAATCTATCTGACTGGTATTCTCAG GTGATCACAAAATCAGAGATGATTGAATACTACGATGTGAGTGGCTGTTACATTCTCCGTCCCTGGGCTTTTTCCATCTGGGAAAGCATCAAAGAGTtttttgatggtgaaatcaaGAAACTTGGAGTGGAAAACTGCTACTTTCCAATGTTCGTATCCCAGGCTGCGTTGGAAAAGGAGAAGACACACATTGCTGATTTTGCCCCGGAG GTTGCCTGGGTTACAAGATCTGGCAAAACAGAGCTGGCTGAACCAATAGCTGTACGTCCTACTAGTGAAACAG TAATGTATCCTGCCTATGCAAAGTGGGTTCAATCACACAGGGATCTCCCCATCAAACTTAATCAGTGGTGCAATGTTGTG CGCTGGGAGTTCAAACATCCACAGCCTTTCTTGCGTACTCGTGAATTCCTGTGGCAGGAGGGACACACAGCATTTGCAACTTACGAAGAGGCAGCAGAAGAG GTATTACAGATCCTTGATCTTTATGCTCGTGTGTATGAAGAACTTCTGGCAATTCCTGTTGTGAaaggaagaaagacagaaaaggagaAGTTTGCAGGTGGAGATTATACAACTACCATTGAGGCATTTATATCCGCCAGTGGGCGAGGCATCCAG GGAGCAACTTCTCATCACTTGGGACAGAATTTTTCAAAGATGTTTGAGATTGTCTTTGAAGATCCCAGGATACCAGGAGAGAAACAATTTGCTTATCAGAACTCTTGGGGTATCACAACTCGGACCATTGGCGTAATGACCATGATTCATGGAGATAACATGGGTCTAGTACTACCTCCCAGGGTCGCTTCTGTTCAG GTTGTGATTATTCCCTGTGGAATCACCAATTCACTTTCGGAAGAAGACAAGGAGGCCCTGATGGCAAAATGTGCTGAATACCGTAAGCAGCTATTCAGTGCCAATATCCGTGCACGTGTTGACTTGAGAGAGAACTATTCACCTGGATGGAAATTCAATCACTGGGAGCTTAAG ggtGTTCCAGTCAGGCTTGAAGTGGGTCCACGAGATATGAAAAATCATCAGTTTGTAGCTGTTAGACGAGACACAGGAGAGAAGCTGACTTTTGCTGAAAAAGAAGCGGTGGACCAGCTGAGATGTGTTCTGGACAAAATCCAGACTAACCTTTTTGACAG
- the EPRS1 gene encoding bifunctional glutamate/proline--tRNA ligase isoform X7 encodes MALSLTVNPSDVPLGALLTAEHVKDHVKISVEEGKENILRVSDQVTFTDVNSIARYLARIATSAGLYGSNLLEHTEVDHWMEFSTTKLSSSTSFASAIQELNNCLSLRTYLVGNSLSLADFSVWATLKGSNAGQELLLHGKAPVHVKRWYNFLETQHVFQSVGSRWTLGAAIPKTKMAADKKQDVGKFVELPGAEMGKVIVRFPPEASGYLHIGHAKAALLNQHYQVNFKGKLIMRFDDTNPEKEKEDFEKVILEDVAMLHIKPDQFTYTSDHFETIMKYAEKLIHEGKAYVDDTPAEQMKMEREQRTESKHRNNSVEKNFKMWEEMKKGTEYGQTCCLRAKIDMSSNNGCMRDPTLYRCKNQPHPRTGNKYNIYPTYDFACPIVDSIEGVTHALRTTEYHDRDEQFYWIIEALEIRKPYIWEYSRLNLNNTVLSKRKLTWFVNEGLVDGWDDPRFPTVRGVLRRGMTVEGLKQFIAAQGSSRSVVNMEWDKIWSFNKKVIDPVAPRYTALLKNEVVTVNVPEAQEEMKEVAKHPKNAEVGLKPVWYSPKVLVEGADAETLTEGEMVTFINWGNIIVTKIHKNSTGKITSIDAKLNLENKDYKKTAKITWLAETPRAPPIPTVCVNYEHLITKPVLGKEEDFKQYVNRNSKQEELMLGDPCLKDLKKGDIIQIQRRGFYICDQPYEPISPYSCKEAPCILIYIPDGHTKEMPTSGSKEKTKAETAKKEASTVSKGQSAPLVADASHAAAPASAQDHLALYSKVSAQGDAVRELKSKKAAKEEVDAAVKQLLALKAEYKEKTGQDYKPGNPPVAAVQAQPSKCEAATATHLDSKSLYDKVAEQGEVVRKLKAEKVPKDKVDEAVKLLLSLKAEYKEKTGQDYKPGQLPAPQAHALNQPASTETSGPDSAEAKALFNKVALQGEEVRKLKAEKAEKDKIDAAVQELLQLKAQYKTLAGTDYKPVSATGAEDKDKRKKEKENKSEKQNKQQKQNEGQKKESQKDQSGGSNLSSNGPGDGQGPKKQTRLGLEAKKEENLSDWYSQVITKSEMIEYYDVSGCYILRPWAFSIWESIKEFFDGEIKKLGVENCYFPMFVSQAALEKEKTHIADFAPEVAWVTRSGKTELAEPIAVRPTSETVMYPAYAKWVQSHRDLPIKLNQWCNVVRWEFKHPQPFLRTREFLWQEGHTAFATYEEAAEEVLQILDLYARVYEELLAIPVVKGRKTEKEKFAGGDYTTTIEAFISASGRGIQGATSHHLGQNFSKMFEIVFEDPRIPGEKQFAYQNSWGITTRTIGVMTMIHGDNMGLVLPPRVASVQVVIIPCGITNSLSEEDKEALMAKCAEYRKQLFSANIRARVDLRENYSPGWKFNHWELKGVPVRLEVGPRDMKNHQFVAVRRDTGEKLTFAEKEAVDQLRCVLDKIQTNLFDRASKDLKNHMVVANTMEEFQTALDSGKIVQIPFCGEIDCEDWIKKTTARDQDLEPGAPSMGAKSLCIPFKPLCKLENGAKCVCGKNLAKFYTLFGRSY; translated from the exons aTGGCGCTGAGCTTGACGGTGAACCCCTCGGACGTTCCTCTCG GAGCCTTGCTTACTGCAGAACATGTGAAGGATCATGTTAAAATTTCAGTTGAAGAAGGCAAAGAGAACATCCTACGGGTATCTGA TCAAGTTACATTTACAGATGTGAATTCCATAGCTCGCTATCTGGCTAGAATTGCTACATCTGCTGGATTATATGGATCTAATTTGCTGGAACACACTGAG GTTGACCATTGGATGGAGTTCAGCACCACAAAGTTGTCTTCTTCCACCAGTTTTGCTTCAGCAATTCAAGAGCTCAATAACTGCCTTTCTCTGAGAACTTATTTGGTTGGGAACTCTTTGAGTCTTGCAGATTTCAGTGTCTGGGCAACACTAAAAG gCAGCAATGCAGGCCAAGAGCTGTTACTTCATGGTAAAGCTCCAGTTCATGTAAAACGCTGGTACAACTTTCTTGAAACACAGCATGTTTTCCAGTCAGTAGGTTCCAGGTGGACTCTGGGAGCTGCTATTCCAAAGACTAAAATG gcAGCAGATAAGAAGCAAGATGTTGGGAAATTCGTTGAACTCCCTGGAGCAGAGATGGGAAAAGTCATTGTTAGATTTCCTCCTGAGGCAAGTGG ATACTTGCATATTGGTCATGCAAAAGCTGCTCTGTTGAATCAGCACTACCAGGTCAACTTCAAGGGTAAACTGATCATGAGGTTTGATGATACAaatccagaaaaagaaaaagaagattttGAAAAG gttatcttggaagatgttgcAATGCTGCACATCAAACCAGACCAATTCACATACACTTCGGATCATTTTGAAACAATAATGAAATATGCTGAGAAGCTCATTCATGAAGGGAAGGCTTATGTGGATGACACGCCAGCAGAACAAATGAAAATGGAACGAGAGCAAAGAACAGAGTCCAAGCACAGAAATAACT CTGTTGAGAAGAACTTCAAAATGTGGGAGGAAATGAAAAAGGGAACGGAATATGGGCAGACCTGCTGTCTACGAGCAAAAATCGACATGAGTAGTAACAATGGATGTATGAGGGACCCAACTCTTTATCGTTGCAAAAACCAGCCACATCCACGAACAGGAAATAAGTACAA TATTTATCCCACGTATGATTTTGCCTGTCCCATAGTTGACAGTATTGAAGGTGTCACTCATGCATTGAGAACAACAGAATATCATGACAGAGATGAGCAGTTCTACTGGATTATTGAAGCCTTGGAAATAAGAAAACCATATATCTGGGAGTACAGCCGCTTAAACCTCAACAACACTGTATTGTCTAAAAGGAAGCTCACTTGGTTTGTCAACGAAGGGCTAGTGGATGGCTG GGATGACCCAAGATTCCCAACTGTGCGTGGTGTCCTAAGAAGAGGCATGACAGTTGAAGGACTGAAACAGTTTATTGCTGCACAG GGCTCCTCTCGATCAGTTGTAAACATGGAGTGGGATAAAATTTGGTCATTTAACAAAAAG GTTATAGATCCCGTGGCACCTCGCTACACTGCTTTGCTGAAGAATGAAGTAGTCACAGTAAATGTTCCTGAAGCTCAAGAAGAGATGAAAGAAGTCGCCAAGCATCCAAAG AATGCTGAGGTTGGCTTGAAGCCTGTATGGTACAGTCCCAAAGTGTTGGTTGAAGGCGCAGACGCAGAGACGTTGACAGAAGGAGAGATGGTTACATTTATTAACTGGGGCAACATAATCGTCACCAAAATACACAA GAACTCCACTGGGAAAATCACATCCATTGAtgctaaactaaatttggaaaATAAGGACTACAAAAAAACTGCTAAGATCACCTGGTTGGCAGAAACTCCTCGTGCTCCTCCCATCCCTACTGTCTGTGTCAACTATGAGCACTTGATCACCAAACCTGTCCTGGGCAAAGAGGAAGATTTCAAGCAGTATGTCAACAGAAATAGCAAG CAAGAAGAATTGATGTTAGGTGATCCTTGCCTTAAAGATCTGAAAAAAGGAGATATAATACAGATTCAGAGAAGAGGCTTTTATATTTGTGACCAGCCATATGAGCCTATTAG CCCCTACAGCTGTAAAGAAGCTCCATGCATTTTGATTTATATCCCTGATGGGCATACAAAAGAAATGCCAACATCTGGATCTAAGGAGAAAACCAAGGCAGAAACAGCAAAGAAAGAG GCTAGTACTGTGTCGAAAGGACAATCTGCTCCACTTGTGGCTGATGCTTCTCATGCTGCAGCCCCTGCTTCAGCCCAAGACCACTTGGCTCTTTACAGCAAGGTGTCTGCCCAAGGAGATGCAGTTCGTGAATTGAAATCAAAGAAAGCAGCAAAGGAAGAAGTTGATGCTGCCGTGAAACAGCTGCTAGCCTTGAAAGCGGAATACAAGGAGAAGACGGGTCAAGACTACAAGCCTGGGAATCCTCCAGTCGCTGCAGTTCAGGCCCAGCCTTCCAAGTgtgaggctgccactgccacccatCTAGACAGCAAGTCTCTTTATGATAAAGTAGCTGAGCAAGGGGAAGTGGTTCGAAAGctaaaagcagaaaaagtgcccaAG GATAAAGTGGATGAAGCTGTAAAACTCCTTCTTTCCCTGAAAGCGGAATATAAAGAAAAGACTGGTCAGGATTATAAGCCAGGACAATTACCGGCACCTCAGGCACATGCCTTAAACCAGCCGGCAAGCACAGAAACCAGTGGCCCTGACTCTGCAGAAGCAAAAGCTCTCTTTAACAAGGTTGCTCTCCAAGGAGAAGAGGTCCGGAAATTGAAAGCGGAGAAGGCAGAAAAG GATAAGATTGATGCTGCAGTGCAAGAGCTGCTTCAGTTGAAGGCGCAGTACAAGACACTGGCGGGAACAGACTATAAACCAGTCTCTGCAACTGGAGCAGAAGACAAAgacaagaggaagaaagagaaagagaacaaatCCGAGAAGCAAAATAAGCAACAGAAGCAGAATGAGGGCCAAAAGAAAGAATCACAGAAAGACCAAAGTGGTGGCAGCAACTTATCCTCAAATGGACCAGGAGATGGTCAGGGACCTAAGAAACAAACCAG GTTGGGGCTAGAGGCTAAGAAGGAAGAGAATCTATCTGACTGGTATTCTCAG GTGATCACAAAATCAGAGATGATTGAATACTACGATGTGAGTGGCTGTTACATTCTCCGTCCCTGGGCTTTTTCCATCTGGGAAAGCATCAAAGAGTtttttgatggtgaaatcaaGAAACTTGGAGTGGAAAACTGCTACTTTCCAATGTTCGTATCCCAGGCTGCGTTGGAAAAGGAGAAGACACACATTGCTGATTTTGCCCCGGAG GTTGCCTGGGTTACAAGATCTGGCAAAACAGAGCTGGCTGAACCAATAGCTGTACGTCCTACTAGTGAAACAG TAATGTATCCTGCCTATGCAAAGTGGGTTCAATCACACAGGGATCTCCCCATCAAACTTAATCAGTGGTGCAATGTTGTG CGCTGGGAGTTCAAACATCCACAGCCTTTCTTGCGTACTCGTGAATTCCTGTGGCAGGAGGGACACACAGCATTTGCAACTTACGAAGAGGCAGCAGAAGAG GTATTACAGATCCTTGATCTTTATGCTCGTGTGTATGAAGAACTTCTGGCAATTCCTGTTGTGAaaggaagaaagacagaaaaggagaAGTTTGCAGGTGGAGATTATACAACTACCATTGAGGCATTTATATCCGCCAGTGGGCGAGGCATCCAG GGAGCAACTTCTCATCACTTGGGACAGAATTTTTCAAAGATGTTTGAGATTGTCTTTGAAGATCCCAGGATACCAGGAGAGAAACAATTTGCTTATCAGAACTCTTGGGGTATCACAACTCGGACCATTGGCGTAATGACCATGATTCATGGAGATAACATGGGTCTAGTACTACCTCCCAGGGTCGCTTCTGTTCAG GTTGTGATTATTCCCTGTGGAATCACCAATTCACTTTCGGAAGAAGACAAGGAGGCCCTGATGGCAAAATGTGCTGAATACCGTAAGCAGCTATTCAGTGCCAATATCCGTGCACGTGTTGACTTGAGAGAGAACTATTCACCTGGATGGAAATTCAATCACTGGGAGCTTAAG ggtGTTCCAGTCAGGCTTGAAGTGGGTCCACGAGATATGAAAAATCATCAGTTTGTAGCTGTTAGACGAGACACAGGAGAGAAGCTGACTTTTGCTGAAAAAGAAGCGGTGGACCAGCTGAGATGTGTTCTGGACAAAATCCAGACTAACCTTTTTGACAG